TTTGCCATCTTCGCCAAAGACCCGCACGCCCTCACCACGCGTAATCACCAATGGCCCTTGCTCTTCATGAGCTTTCAGGTTGGTATAAGGATGCAAGTGATAAGTCGTATCTTTTGCAGAAATGGAATTTGGTTTATCTGTCATCTTCTCACCACTCAATTCTCGGCATCTCAATTAAACGCACAGGCCCTGCAAATAAGGCACGTTCTTGTAAGGTCAAGGGCAGGCTGATACTGGCTGGACCGCCATTTTTAGGCTGTTTTGACAACATGCCCAACACCACCTTTGCCATACTGGCATCTGGCCCGCGAATAATTCCACCACGGCGCAAGCGACTGACCGTTTCAAAAAAGCCCTGAATACGTGCAGTAAAGGCCCCGACTGGCTGCAAATCCGCATCCAAGGCAACCGTCCCATTGCCCTGTAAAATCAACGGCAGGTAATTGACCTGTATGCGTTCAAGTTCCAGCGTCCCGCCTGCATCGCGCCACAAGATCAGATCTTCTTTACCCATCCCCGTTGCGCCAAAGTTTTCGGTTAATTTGGCATGAAGGGTCACTTCAGAAACCCGTCGACCCATTCCCGTAATTCCAAGCGGCAAGTCCATTCTCTCAGCCTGAAGGTCAAGCCCATAGGCACCATCTTCTTTGCGCGCCCCCTCCATTTCAAGGCTCGCAACATTTAACAAGGCCCCACTTGATTGCAGCTGCCAGTTTTTAATGGATAGCCCCAAGCTTTCAGGAATACCATCAGACAACCAGTCCTGGGAAAGTTTAAGGCTTTCAGCGCGGCCTTCTAGGACTTGACGTCCTAAGCGTAAAGTCTGTTCAGCGCCTAAATCCACATGGACCGTGCCCAACGTCCAAGGCAAGGGGATGATTTCAAAATCTACTGTCTTGGCAGACCAAAACCAATCGCGTTTTTTTTGCGCATTTTTAGGTGGGGCGAATTTCACAACGTTTAAGGTTGCTCTCACACTAAAGGGAAAGCCGCCCATCTCGACTTTCTTATCTTCATAGCTCGCGATATAGCCTTGTGCTTTTCGCGCTTTCATCCAGTCTTTCACACCGGATTTCAACGCCATGGAAGTCATCAACCACGCCACCGTATAAAGCAGACCCAGCACCAATATAATGCTGCCCAAAAGCATAAATAAACGCCCCATGCGAACCGAGAGCGGTTCTTTATAAGTTAATGCAGCGTGGGACTTAATTGGGTGGGGGACACGGGCCATAAACAGGGGATTTCATGAAATTTGAGCAATGGTTGTAAAAGTTATAACCGACAAAATACATTAAGGACAATCACATTGGTTGACGAATTGCCCACAATGTTCCATCTGTTGAGTTATGAATGAGCGCAGACATGAAGAAAAAAGCGGACTAGAAGTCCCAAGCACGCCCGTTAAAGGCTCTTTAAGCCGGGGTATGGAAGTGATTAAGGGCTACCTTAAAACACTGGCTTCAGGCCCTGGTGTCTATCGCATGTTTAATGAAAAAGGCGATGTGCTTTATGTGGGTAAAGCCAAATCCCTTAAAAAACGCGTGGCAAATTATACCACACCACAACGCCTGACCATTCGTATCCAGCGCATGGTTTC
The DNA window shown above is from Candidatus Terasakiella magnetica and carries:
- a CDS encoding DUF2125 domain-containing protein, producing the protein MARVPHPIKSHAALTYKEPLSVRMGRLFMLLGSIILVLGLLYTVAWLMTSMALKSGVKDWMKARKAQGYIASYEDKKVEMGGFPFSVRATLNVVKFAPPKNAQKKRDWFWSAKTVDFEIIPLPWTLGTVHVDLGAEQTLRLGRQVLEGRAESLKLSQDWLSDGIPESLGLSIKNWQLQSSGALLNVASLEMEGARKEDGAYGLDLQAERMDLPLGITGMGRRVSEVTLHAKLTENFGATGMGKEDLILWRDAGGTLELERIQVNYLPLILQGNGTVALDADLQPVGAFTARIQGFFETVSRLRRGGIIRGPDASMAKVVLGMLSKQPKNGGPASISLPLTLQERALFAGPVRLIEMPRIEW